From the Actinopolymorpha sp. NPDC004070 genome, the window CCACACTTCGCCCGCGGGCAGTACTGGCAGTCGAGGAAGGTCAGGCTGGGTGAGCTGCGCCCCGGAGACCTGTTGTTCTGGGCCAACAACCCCGGTGACTCCAACACGATCTACCACGTGGCGATGTACATCGGGAACGGCAAGATGGTGCAGGCGCCGCGCCCGGGCCGCGACGTCGAGGTCAAGTCGATGTTCTACATGGGCAGGCCCACCCAATTCGCCCGGCCGCGTTGAGCCCCGGCACAATCGGCGAGCATGCCGGACCTGATCGCCTTTCTCACCGACTACGGGACGCGGGACGGCTTCGCCGCCGTCTGCCACGGGGTCGCCGCGACGCGGGCGCCGGCGGCCAGGGTGCTCGACGTCACTCACGACGTGCCGCCGCAGGACGTACGCCACGGATCGGTGGTCCTTGCGCGGGTCGCCCGGCACCTGCCGCCGGCGGTCTACGTCGCGGTCGTCGATCCCGGAGTCGGCACGGCCCGCCGGGGGTTGGCGCTGCGGGCGGGGACAAGCATGCTGGTCGGCCCGGACAACGGCCTGCTGCCACCTGCCGCCGACGTACTCGGCGGAGTGACCGACGCGTACGCCCTCACCAACCCGGCGTTGTGGTTGCCGGAGGTGGAACGGACCTTCCACGGCCGGGACGTCTTCATGCCGGTCGGGGCGTTCCTCGCCGGCGGCGGACCGCTCGGTGAGGTGGGGGACCAGGTGGACGCCGGCTCGCTGGTGCGGTTGCCCGCGCCGGCGCGGACCAGAACGGCGGCGTCGCTCACGGCGGAGGTGACGTACGTCGACCACTACGGCAACGTGCAGGTGGCGGGCGACGAGGCCGACCTCGCGCTGCTGGCCGACTGGGCGGTGCAAGGCTGGGTTGACGTGGTGGCGGCCGCGCCGGTTCGGACGGTGCAGACCGGTGAGGCGGCTGGAGCGGGACAGGCAGGTGAGCCCGGCGGGGTCCGCGACCGTGCGCGGGTCGGCCGGGCGTTCGGCGACGTGCCGGCCGGTGAACTCCTCGCCTACCTGGACTCCGACCGGCGGCTCGCCCTGGCGGTCAACGAGGGTTCGGCGGCGGCGCGGCTGCGCGTGCGCGGCGGGTCCCTGGTCACCGTCGCCGCGCCGGCGGGAGGCTGACCGACCCACCCTTGCCCGGCCGGCTCCGAACGTCACCGTCCGGAGCCGGTGGCACAACCTGCGGACGCGGCAGGATCAACGGCGCAGCGGCGGGTGGTCCAGGCCGGTAGGTCAGTGGCCCGCGTTGTCCTTCGCGCGCTGGATGGAGGCGTGGATCTCCTCCTCGGCCTCGGCCCGGCCCACCCAGGTGGCGCCCTCGACCGACTTGCCGGGCTCGAGTTCCTTGTAGACCTCGAAGAAGTGCTGGATCTCCAGCCGGTCGAACTCCGGCACGTCGTGGATGTCCTGCATGTGGGCCAGCCGCGGGTCGTTGGCCGGGACGCACAGAACCTTGTCGTCGCGGCCCTTCTCGTCGCGCATCCGGAACATCGCGATCGGACGGGCACAGATCAGGCAGCCCGGGAAGGTCGGCTCCTGCAACAGGACGAGGGCGTCGAGCGGGTCGCCGTCCTGGCCGAGGGTGTCGTCGATGAACCCGTAGTCGGCCGGATACTGCGTCGCCGTGAACAGCGTCCGGTCCAACCTGATCCGACCGGTCACGTGATCCATCTCGTACTTGTTGCGCTGACCCTTGGGGATCTCGATCGTCACGTCGACGTCCACAACGCCTGCCTTTCGTCTTTGAGGACCTGCCCGCACAGTGTCCCGCACGTGCGGACTTGTCGGTGGCAGGGCGGTTCGGTGCCCGGTGAGGTACGCCCGGTCGGTGCGGATCGCCCCTCCGAGCGGGGCCGGACGAAGGCCGGGCCGGGGCCGGACGGGGTGGCTCGGGGGAGGCATCGGAAGGTCGGTGCTGTCCAACACGTAAGGTCACCCGGCAGGTCGGGGTATCTGGACGGTGGGCTTTCGGGGGTCGGCCCCATCGGTGCTGTCGCACGGTTTCCGTGCCGCACCGAGGAGTCACCCACCCGCCGCCGGCGGATCGGGGAGGACGACAGGTGCCGGATCGAAGAGACGACAGGCGTGCCCGCGGTGACGAACCGGAAGGGCCCGGGCGGGACAGCGCCGGGCGCGACCCGAGCGCCGACTGGTGGGCGGACGAGCGCCGGCGGCGACGGGCCGAACGCGCCGAGGACGCCGAGGACGGCCAGGACGACCGGGACGGCCAGGACCAGCAGGGCGACCGGTGGCGCGACCGTGAATCCACCCCGGCGGCTCCGTTCCACCCGGCCACCGGGGGCACAGGTACCGGGGACGCAGGTGCCGGCGACCCGGGCACCGACAGCTCCGGCACCGGCCACTCCGGGACCGGCCACTCCGGCACCGGCAGGTCCCTGATCGAGACCGGCATCCCCGGGCCGAGCCGGCGCCTCACCGGCGTGGGCGTGGCGATCCTGGTGGTCTGCGCGCTGGTGGTCGCCGGCATCACCGCGGTGGCGACCGGTGCGGTCCACCTGGGTGGCCCCGGAACCGGCACCGCCCAGTCGCCCGGCTCGGGTCGTACTTCCTCGTCCTCGCCGTCGGCGACCTCGACACCCACCAGGGCGGCCGCCCGGGCCGTCCTTCCACCGCCCGGCCGGACCCTGCCGACCGCCGCCGGTCTGGCCGCGGCCCTGAAGTCCGCGCTCGGCGTCCCCGAACTCGCCAAGCAGCCCACCTCGGTCGCCATCCGGGACGTCACCACGGGCCGGTTGCTCTACGGCAAGGACCCGACGACCGGTTTCATCCCCGCGTCCACCACGAAGCTGCTCACCAGCACCGCGGCGCTCGGCCTGCTCGGGCCGGACCACCGGTTCACCACGAAGGTGGTCCGCGGCGCCAAGCCGGGGCAGATCGTGCTGGTCGGCGGCGGCGACCCGTCCCTCGCGACCGCCGCCGCGCAGAGCCGGATCGTCGACCCGGCGCACAGCTTCCGCGACGCCCCGACCGTGGACGGCCTGGCCGCCCGTACCGCCAAGGCGCTTCGGGCCGCCGGCACCACCTCGGTGAGCGTGGCCGTCGACGACTCGTTGTTCCCCGCACCGCAGATCAACCCCAGGTGGGAGGCGCAGTACGTCCCCACCGGCGTGGTGGCCCGGGTCTCCGCGCTGTGGGTGGACGAGAACAAGCTGTCCTGGCCCTCCCAGCTGCCGCGGGCCAAGGACCCGGCGGTGGCCGCAGGTGACGCGTTCGCCGCCGCCCTGAGCAAGAACGGCATCACCGTCACCGGCGGTCCGGCACACGGCAAGGCACCGGCGAAGGCCGCCACCGTCGCGTCGGTCCAGTCTCCGCCGCTGTCCGACCTCGTCGAGCACGTGCTCCTGGTCAGCGACAACGACGGCGCGGAGATCCTCGCCCGGCAGGTGGCGGTGGCCGCGGGCAAGCCGGCGAACTTCGCCGGGGCGGCCGCGGCTGTCAAGGCGGAGCTCACCCGGCTCGGCGTCGCCGGAGCCGACACGATTTCCCTGTACGACGGAAGCGGGCTGTCCCGGCACAACCGGATCAGCGCGAACGTGCTCAGCGAGGTTCTCGTGGTGGCGTCCAGGTCGCAGAACCCGAAGCTGCGCCCGCTCCTCGGCGGTCTGCCGATCGCGGGCTTCACCGGCAGCCTCGCCCGGCGCTTCGGCGGGTCGGACGGTGTGGGCCTGGTCCGGGCCAAGACCGGCACGCTGAGTGGAGTGTCCTCGCTGGCCGGCCTGGCGACCACCAGGGACGGCGCCACGCTGGCCTTCGCCGTGATGTCGGACAAGGCCACCAAATACGACGCCCACGGGGCGATCGACAACCTCGCGGCCGAGCTCGCCACCTGTGGTTGCCGTTGACCGAACCCCCGGAGCGGTTTCCGTACGACCCTCAAGGAGCTGCACTGGAGCTGCCCTGGTCCGGCCCTGACCCTGGTCCTGGTGCTGCCCTGGTACGGCCCGGAGGTTTCGCATCGATCGCTGGACCGTCGGCTGGAGCGCGTACGGTGGGGGAATGAGTCAAACCGAGGCAGCTGACGGCATCGACTCCATGGTCGACTGGGACCTCGCTCTCACGACCGCACGCCGTCTTCTCCGACCCGGACCCGACGTCAGCGTCGACGAGGCGCGACGGGTGGTCGCAGACCTTCGCGAGTTCGCCCAGCTGGCCGAGGGGCACGTTCGCGCCTACACCGGGCTGCAGGCCACCGGCGCCCGGGCTCCGGTCGTCGTGGTCGACCGGGCCGGCTGGACCCAGGCCAACGTCGACGCGTTCCGGCAGATCCTCGAGCCGCTGGCCGAGAAGCTCGCCGAGCGGCGCGGGGCCGACTCGCCGATGGGCGCCCTCGGTTCGCGGGTGACCGGCGTGGAGACCGGCGCCCTGCTGGCGTTCCTGTCCAGCAAGGTGCTCGGGCAGTTCGATCCGTTCTGGTCCGACGACGTCCCGACGACGGTCCCCGAGCCGCGGCACAGCGCGGAGGAGCCCGGTGCCGGCATCGGCACGTTCGTGGAGCCGGTGGCCGGCGGCGGCCCGGACGGCCACTCCGCGGAGGTGGCGATGGCGCCGCCGGTGGGCCGGTTGCTGCTGGTCGCCCCCAACGTCGCCCACATCGAACGCGAGCTCGAGGTCGACCCGC encodes:
- a CDS encoding SAM-dependent chlorinase/fluorinase, whose translation is MPDLIAFLTDYGTRDGFAAVCHGVAATRAPAARVLDVTHDVPPQDVRHGSVVLARVARHLPPAVYVAVVDPGVGTARRGLALRAGTSMLVGPDNGLLPPAADVLGGVTDAYALTNPALWLPEVERTFHGRDVFMPVGAFLAGGGPLGEVGDQVDAGSLVRLPAPARTRTAASLTAEVTYVDHYGNVQVAGDEADLALLADWAVQGWVDVVAAAPVRTVQTGEAAGAGQAGEPGGVRDRARVGRAFGDVPAGELLAYLDSDRRLALAVNEGSAAARLRVRGGSLVTVAAPAGG
- a CDS encoding inorganic diphosphatase, which codes for MDVDVTIEIPKGQRNKYEMDHVTGRIRLDRTLFTATQYPADYGFIDDTLGQDGDPLDALVLLQEPTFPGCLICARPIAMFRMRDEKGRDDKVLCVPANDPRLAHMQDIHDVPEFDRLEIQHFFEVYKELEPGKSVEGATWVGRAEAEEEIHASIQRAKDNAGH
- the dacB gene encoding D-alanyl-D-alanine carboxypeptidase/D-alanyl-D-alanine-endopeptidase, coding for MPDRRDDRRARGDEPEGPGRDSAGRDPSADWWADERRRRRAERAEDAEDGQDDRDGQDQQGDRWRDRESTPAAPFHPATGGTGTGDAGAGDPGTDSSGTGHSGTGHSGTGRSLIETGIPGPSRRLTGVGVAILVVCALVVAGITAVATGAVHLGGPGTGTAQSPGSGRTSSSSPSATSTPTRAAARAVLPPPGRTLPTAAGLAAALKSALGVPELAKQPTSVAIRDVTTGRLLYGKDPTTGFIPASTTKLLTSTAALGLLGPDHRFTTKVVRGAKPGQIVLVGGGDPSLATAAAQSRIVDPAHSFRDAPTVDGLAARTAKALRAAGTTSVSVAVDDSLFPAPQINPRWEAQYVPTGVVARVSALWVDENKLSWPSQLPRAKDPAVAAGDAFAAALSKNGITVTGGPAHGKAPAKAATVASVQSPPLSDLVEHVLLVSDNDGAEILARQVAVAAGKPANFAGAAAAVKAELTRLGVAGADTISLYDGSGLSRHNRISANVLSEVLVVASRSQNPKLRPLLGGLPIAGFTGSLARRFGGSDGVGLVRAKTGTLSGVSSLAGLATTRDGATLAFAVMSDKATKYDAHGAIDNLAAELATCGCR
- a CDS encoding zinc-dependent metalloprotease, producing MSQTEAADGIDSMVDWDLALTTARRLLRPGPDVSVDEARRVVADLREFAQLAEGHVRAYTGLQATGARAPVVVVDRAGWTQANVDAFRQILEPLAEKLAERRGADSPMGALGSRVTGVETGALLAFLSSKVLGQFDPFWSDDVPTTVPEPRHSAEEPGAGIGTFVEPVAGGGPDGHSAEVAMAPPVGRLLLVAPNVAHIERELEVDPRDFRLWVCLHEETHRVQFTAVPWLRDHLRGQIRSFLEHTDLDPSAVFGQLRQGLEQVGRMARGGGDQNVSFLDLVQTPEQREVLDRVTAVMSLLEGHADVVMDGVGPEVIPSVATIRDRFQHRRSGGNWLDQLLKRLLGLDAKLRQYRDGAAFVRTVVSRVGQDGFNQVWSGPDALPSKAEITDPDAWVRRVHGFPN